Proteins encoded within one genomic window of bacterium:
- a CDS encoding BamA/TamA family outer membrane protein gives MERQRDIRHHDHGRNSTRERADRRGHHPLRCVRFRRILPLLVLTLLAWGAGPVAPLLAQTDAVPAPARVLMLSDIQLEGATRTPLATVYRYLPLRPGQPIDQQSLVDGVAALREGGVFRSVDFYTRPGAQRGQLVLVLEVVEHDVDFRWAAGNTNLDGWYLSPAMLTYDNPFGRGGRSDIQWRVGFRTTGLLMSYAQPRTADGRRYWGTRLSLMGTERPWFADGVEYRHTVTSFGWAGVHGWRLGGDDLLEAGLSLEGLDVADHATAYTNSADGAVTIDQEVSGAALPPAIGGATGRDRRAIVHLDWQHDTRAERKRAGTPVSGAWGRVKAHTVVQGSRSHVGLQADLRLFREVPGGVLATRLRGAWVGRPAAFYDRLYLGGMYTVRGFPTHALSAPGGDTWLAAGSLEYRTTILRDARGARLAGIVFLDAGAGGASDAPDPYTGVAAAAGYGVRARVWWLDWVGVDVGFPLTERPLDMRFQVNASIGWSF, from the coding sequence ATGGAAAGGCAGCGGGACATCCGGCACCACGACCACGGCAGGAACAGCACCCGCGAGCGGGCGGACCGGAGAGGACACCATCCTCTCCGGTGCGTCCGTTTCCGGCGGATCCTGCCGCTGCTGGTGCTGACCCTGCTGGCCTGGGGCGCGGGACCGGTCGCACCCCTTCTCGCCCAGACCGACGCCGTTCCCGCCCCGGCGCGCGTGCTCATGCTGTCGGACATCCAGCTCGAGGGGGCCACGCGCACGCCCCTGGCCACGGTGTACCGTTACCTGCCGCTGCGGCCCGGGCAGCCCATCGACCAGCAGAGCCTCGTCGACGGCGTCGCGGCCCTGCGCGAGGGCGGCGTGTTCCGCTCGGTCGACTTCTACACCCGGCCCGGGGCCCAGCGCGGCCAGCTCGTGCTGGTGCTCGAAGTGGTCGAGCACGACGTCGACTTCCGCTGGGCCGCCGGCAACACGAACCTCGACGGCTGGTACCTCTCGCCGGCCATGCTCACCTACGACAACCCCTTCGGGCGCGGGGGACGGTCGGACATCCAGTGGCGCGTGGGCTTCCGCACCACGGGCCTGCTCATGAGCTACGCCCAGCCGCGCACGGCCGACGGGCGCCGCTACTGGGGCACCCGGCTGTCGCTCATGGGGACCGAACGGCCCTGGTTCGCCGACGGCGTCGAGTACCGCCACACCGTCACCTCCTTCGGCTGGGCCGGCGTCCACGGCTGGCGCCTGGGCGGTGACGACCTCCTCGAGGCCGGCCTGTCCCTCGAGGGTCTCGACGTCGCCGATCACGCCACGGCGTACACCAACTCGGCCGACGGCGCCGTCACCATCGACCAGGAGGTCTCCGGCGCCGCCCTGCCGCCGGCCATCGGCGGGGCGACCGGCCGCGACCGGCGCGCCATCGTGCACCTCGACTGGCAGCACGACACGCGCGCCGAGCGGAAGCGCGCGGGCACGCCCGTGTCCGGCGCCTGGGGTCGCGTCAAGGCCCACACGGTGGTGCAGGGTTCGCGTTCGCACGTGGGTCTGCAGGCCGACCTGCGCCTGTTCCGCGAGGTGCCCGGCGGCGTGCTGGCCACGCGGCTGCGCGGCGCGTGGGTGGGGCGTCCGGCGGCGTTCTACGACCGGCTCTATCTCGGCGGCATGTACACGGTGCGCGGGTTCCCGACCCACGCCCTCAGCGCACCCGGCGGCGACACCTGGCTCGCCGCGGGCAGCCTCGAGTACCGCACGACGATCCTGCGCGACGCGCGGGGCGCCCGCCTGGCCGGGATCGTCTTCCTCGACGCGGGCGCCGGCGGGGCGTCCGACGCCCCCGACCCCTACACCGGCGTCGCCGCGGCCGCGGGCTACGGCGTGCGCGCCCGCGTGTGGTGGCTCGACTGGGTCGGCGTCGACGTCGGCTTTCCGCTCACCGAGCGCCCCCTGGACATGCGCTTCCAGGTCAACGCCTCCATCGGGTGGTCGTTCTGA
- a CDS encoding outer membrane beta-barrel protein yields MRNLNAPRRSNAAAAALVLALLAVAGPSVAAEFPTGFFLGLDVGAGGTSIHYRDGDRTISEDPEFAGLGGLRLGYAVSPHFALALEARGIGREEGGEETGIGVGVVSLTWRPRAGGFYVRGGLGAGGGRFQAQDMDAPVEITDRLAWIFAVGYDWRLGEHTALGLCAESLGISASGVTGFEDDSVAGNGASIQFTWYP; encoded by the coding sequence ATGAGAAACCTGAACGCCCCCCGTCGCTCCAACGCCGCTGCGGCGGCCCTCGTCCTGGCCCTGCTGGCGGTGGCCGGCCCTTCCGTCGCGGCCGAATTCCCGACCGGCTTCTTCCTCGGCCTGGACGTCGGCGCCGGCGGCACCTCCATCCACTACCGGGACGGCGACCGCACCATCAGCGAGGATCCCGAGTTCGCCGGGCTCGGCGGCCTGCGCCTCGGCTACGCCGTCAGCCCGCACTTCGCCCTGGCCCTCGAGGCCCGCGGCATCGGTCGCGAAGAGGGCGGCGAGGAGACGGGCATCGGCGTCGGCGTCGTTTCGCTGACCTGGCGCCCGCGGGCCGGCGGCTTCTACGTGCGCGGCGGCCTCGGCGCCGGCGGCGGCCGATTCCAGGCGCAGGACATGGACGCGCCCGTCGAGATCACCGATCGCCTGGCCTGGATCTTCGCCGTGGGCTACGACTGGCGCCTGGGCGAGCACACCGCCCTCGGTCTGTGCGCCGAGAGCCTGGGCATCAGCGCCAGCGGCGTCACGGGCTTCGAGGACGACAGCGTCGCGGGCAACGGGGCGAGCATCCAATTCACCTGGTATCCGTAG
- a CDS encoding CRTAC1 family protein yields the protein MRRTLHLTRGLAAAALLAAALAGCGKEAAAPPPALFASAPDGDLPTLGATFGATLCDLDGDGDLDLLTADPARQVTGYRNDGDLVFTKVRDRAAISLRRTVAHGLAACDYDGDGDSDVFVGAGTEEGLQYGRNHLWRRVSDDEWQDVGSGDAAFADPIGRADGGLWADFDGDPDLELLVFNFESPVFIADRSRNGWRDISDRLPWPAPVAMDPSGPPPAPRVRARSSWIHTAAVVDLDGDGRQDLVAIGRPGWSGLLLRGDDGRFTDRTTAAGLRHALWPRTPRHVAVGDLDEDGRPDLVFSYLTADEFTRSYYPVEVWLNHSQPGAPHFEMQRVIERDVEQDRPLRHAYRPESTVLADLDNDGHLDLYVVQPLQEDLVHPNRLYRGRGDGTFTDATDDWGGAGPRDSAPESAWAADLDGDGDLDLVTLNGGEPGTAGGAARGLAVYRNLGTGGLGPQGTASEPADSLTVAAIADTAGYKGISITLVAASGPAHGIGARATLVAGKWRQTRWQHGVVSGAGTSVLPLHFGVGRTPGPYTLEITWADGSRQTVSILSPGGAYVVRQDQDRVAAARRDHEGGSS from the coding sequence ATGCGCAGAACCCTCCACCTGACCCGGGGCCTGGCCGCCGCCGCGCTCCTCGCCGCCGCTCTCGCGGGCTGCGGCAAGGAGGCCGCCGCGCCGCCGCCCGCCCTGTTCGCGTCCGCCCCCGACGGCGACCTGCCCACGCTCGGCGCCACCTTCGGCGCGACGCTGTGCGATCTCGACGGCGACGGCGACCTCGACCTGCTGACCGCCGACCCGGCGCGCCAGGTCACCGGCTACCGCAACGACGGCGATCTCGTCTTCACGAAGGTGCGGGACCGCGCGGCGATCTCCCTGCGCCGGACGGTCGCCCACGGGCTGGCCGCCTGCGACTACGACGGGGACGGCGACAGCGACGTCTTCGTCGGGGCCGGCACCGAGGAGGGGCTGCAGTACGGGCGCAACCACCTCTGGCGGCGCGTCAGCGACGACGAGTGGCAGGACGTCGGCTCCGGCGACGCGGCCTTCGCCGACCCCATCGGGCGCGCCGACGGCGGCCTGTGGGCCGACTTCGACGGCGACCCCGACCTCGAGCTGCTCGTCTTCAACTTCGAGAGCCCCGTCTTCATCGCCGACCGCTCCCGCAACGGCTGGCGCGACATCTCCGATCGGCTGCCGTGGCCGGCGCCGGTGGCCATGGATCCGTCCGGGCCGCCGCCGGCCCCGCGCGTGCGGGCCCGCTCGAGCTGGATCCACACCGCGGCGGTCGTCGACCTGGACGGCGACGGACGCCAGGACCTGGTCGCCATCGGCCGGCCGGGCTGGTCCGGCCTGCTCCTGCGCGGCGACGACGGCCGCTTCACCGACCGCACCACCGCCGCCGGCCTGCGCCACGCCCTGTGGCCGCGCACGCCGCGGCACGTCGCCGTCGGCGACCTGGACGAGGACGGGCGCCCCGACCTGGTCTTCAGCTACCTGACCGCGGACGAGTTCACGCGCAGCTACTATCCGGTCGAGGTCTGGCTGAACCACTCGCAGCCCGGCGCCCCGCACTTCGAGATGCAGCGGGTCATCGAGCGCGACGTCGAGCAGGACCGTCCGCTGCGCCACGCCTATCGACCCGAGAGCACCGTGCTGGCCGACCTGGACAACGACGGTCACCTCGACCTGTACGTGGTGCAGCCGCTGCAGGAGGATCTCGTGCACCCGAATCGCCTCTACCGCGGTCGCGGCGACGGCACCTTCACCGACGCGACCGACGACTGGGGCGGCGCCGGCCCGCGCGACTCGGCCCCCGAGTCGGCCTGGGCCGCCGATCTCGACGGCGACGGCGACCTCGACCTGGTCACGCTCAACGGCGGCGAGCCCGGCACCGCCGGCGGCGCCGCGCGGGGGCTGGCCGTGTACCGCAACCTCGGCACCGGCGGCCTCGGTCCCCAGGGCACCGCCTCCGAACCCGCCGACAGCCTCACGGTGGCGGCCATCGCCGACACCGCCGGCTACAAGGGCATCTCGATCACCCTCGTCGCCGCGTCGGGCCCCGCCCACGGCATCGGCGCCCGCGCCACGCTCGTGGCCGGCAAGTGGCGCCAGACGCGCTGGCAGCACGGGGTCGTCTCCGGCGCCGGCACCTCGGTGCTGCCGCTCCACTTCGGCGTCGGCCGCACACCGGGTCCATACACTCTCGAGATCACCTGGGCCGACGGCTCCCGCCAGACGGTCTCGATCCTCTCGCCCGGGGGCGCCTACGTCGTCCGGCAGGATCAGGACCGCGTCGCGGCCGCCCGCCGGGACCACGAAGGAGGAAGCTCATGA
- a CDS encoding right-handed parallel beta-helix repeat-containing protein encodes MRGVILAACLWAGLAATTTATARTIHVRPDGHGDSPDLQEAILDAKKGDVIQLAPGVYRGKGYTNVDLYGMAVTVRGDPERPGSRVIDCGGEAAGGPGPVRALLFQQAEGRATVVEGITFRRGWVAGDDVSSASGGLVLCQGASPTFRDCVFEDGRAYAGGAVGLERSSADFERCTFTGHSAEIGGAVIVAAGKPVLRDCTFIGNTAARGGAVYGLLTEMVIVNCRLEANHAGMGGAIGCEERSLLVLDRSVVVNNFASYGGGVEIAGSELEMTHCTIAANTAGSGGGLLLRGGAHAKVEHSILALSPKGQGIGGVLEGELQVSCSLIWGNTDGDWVATAAELADRNGNLTLDPGFVDPAGGDWRLRQDSPGRLQGCEVLGALP; translated from the coding sequence ATGAGGGGCGTGATCCTGGCGGCCTGCCTCTGGGCCGGACTGGCGGCGACCACCACGGCGACGGCCCGCACGATCCACGTGCGGCCGGACGGGCACGGCGACTCGCCCGATCTCCAGGAGGCCATCCTGGACGCCAAGAAGGGCGACGTGATCCAGCTCGCCCCGGGCGTCTACCGCGGCAAGGGCTATACGAACGTCGACCTCTACGGCATGGCCGTGACCGTGCGGGGCGACCCTGAGCGACCCGGTTCCCGCGTCATCGACTGCGGCGGCGAGGCCGCCGGCGGACCGGGACCGGTCCGGGCCCTGCTGTTCCAGCAGGCCGAGGGCCGCGCGACGGTCGTCGAGGGCATCACCTTCCGGCGCGGCTGGGTGGCGGGCGACGACGTGTCCAGCGCCTCGGGCGGGCTCGTGCTCTGCCAGGGCGCCTCGCCCACCTTCCGCGACTGCGTCTTCGAGGACGGCCGCGCCTACGCCGGCGGCGCCGTGGGGCTCGAGCGCAGCAGCGCCGACTTCGAGCGCTGCACCTTCACCGGCCACTCGGCCGAGATCGGCGGCGCGGTGATCGTCGCGGCCGGCAAGCCCGTGCTGCGCGACTGCACCTTCATCGGCAACACCGCCGCCCGCGGCGGCGCGGTCTACGGTCTGCTCACCGAGATGGTGATCGTCAATTGCCGGCTCGAGGCCAACCACGCCGGCATGGGCGGGGCCATCGGCTGCGAGGAACGCTCGCTGCTCGTGCTCGACCGCTCGGTCGTCGTCAACAACTTCGCCTCGTACGGCGGCGGCGTGGAGATCGCCGGCTCCGAACTCGAGATGACCCACTGCACCATCGCCGCCAACACCGCCGGCAGCGGCGGCGGTCTGCTGCTGCGCGGCGGGGCCCACGCCAAGGTCGAGCACTCGATCCTCGCCCTCAGCCCCAAGGGCCAGGGCATCGGCGGCGTGCTCGAGGGCGAGCTGCAGGTGTCGTGCTCCCTGATCTGGGGCAACACCGACGGCGACTGGGTGGCCACGGCCGCCGAACTGGCCGACCGCAACGGCAACCTGACGCTGGATCCGGGCTTCGTGGATCCCGCCGGGGGCGACTGGCGCCTCCGCCAGGACTCGCCGGGGCGGCTGCAGGGGTGCGAGGTGCTCGGGGCGTTGCCCTGA
- a CDS encoding GntR family transcriptional regulator, with translation MLQIGQMNRLVVTGKNAAGLTLASGDDRWGEIPLPRSVAPPDCPVGGKLDVFVYFAAEDALVATTQRPHVMVGQFNLLRVSAVEKFGAFMDWGLPKDLFVPFGEQKMRLKEGRSYIVRAFLDDDTGRIVGSTRINKFLNTTPAAYDVGQMVELIIARKTELGFTAIINDAHWGFLFHNEIFKPVRVGLKIRGYIKQIRDDGKIDLSLTAAGYGKVDGIAETILNQLDRSGGFLPLTAKTSPEELSHRFGVSKKNYKKALGALYKQRLVAIEPDGIRLLPRRPAEGTPDDEQ, from the coding sequence ATGTTGCAGATCGGACAAATGAACCGCCTGGTGGTGACCGGGAAGAACGCCGCCGGCCTGACCCTGGCCAGCGGGGACGACCGCTGGGGCGAGATTCCGCTGCCCCGCAGCGTGGCGCCGCCGGATTGCCCGGTCGGCGGCAAGCTCGACGTCTTCGTCTACTTCGCCGCCGAAGACGCCCTCGTCGCCACCACCCAGCGCCCCCACGTGATGGTCGGCCAGTTCAACCTGCTGCGGGTCTCGGCGGTGGAGAAGTTCGGCGCCTTCATGGACTGGGGCCTGCCCAAGGACCTGTTCGTGCCCTTCGGTGAGCAGAAGATGCGGCTGAAGGAAGGCCGTTCCTACATCGTCCGGGCCTTTCTCGACGACGACACCGGCCGGATCGTCGGCTCGACCCGCATCAACAAGTTCCTGAACACGACACCGGCCGCCTACGACGTCGGCCAGATGGTGGAACTCATCATCGCGCGCAAGACGGAGTTGGGATTCACCGCCATCATCAACGACGCCCACTGGGGATTCCTCTTCCACAACGAGATCTTCAAGCCCGTGCGCGTGGGCCTCAAGATCCGGGGCTACATCAAACAGATCCGGGACGACGGGAAGATCGACCTGTCGCTGACGGCCGCCGGCTACGGGAAGGTGGACGGCATCGCCGAGACGATCCTGAACCAACTGGACCGCAGCGGCGGGTTCCTGCCGCTGACCGCGAAGACCTCGCCGGAGGAACTGTCGCACCGCTTCGGCGTGAGCAAGAAGAACTACAAGAAGGCGCTGGGGGCCCTGTACAAGCAGCGCCTGGTCGCCATCGAACCGGACGGCATCAGGCTGCTGCCGCGCCGGCCGGCCGAAGGGACACCCGATGACGAACAATGA
- a CDS encoding DUF1456 family protein gives MTNNDVLGRLRFILDYDNAAMVAVFAAADHAVDEDQVESWLFDEEHPLFTPLFDRELATFLNGLIAHRRGRRDGPQPVPEDRLTNNLIATKLRIALNLQGEDLIRILNLAGVTLSNHELSAFFRKPGHKHFRAMNDQVMKKLLQGLQMEYRPQ, from the coding sequence ATGACGAACAATGACGTGCTGGGGCGCCTGCGCTTCATCCTCGACTACGACAACGCCGCGATGGTGGCCGTGTTCGCGGCTGCCGACCATGCGGTCGACGAGGACCAGGTCGAGAGCTGGCTGTTCGACGAGGAGCACCCGCTCTTCACGCCGCTCTTCGACCGGGAACTGGCGACGTTCCTCAACGGCCTGATCGCCCACCGGCGGGGCCGACGGGACGGGCCGCAGCCGGTGCCCGAGGACCGGCTGACCAACAACCTCATCGCCACCAAGCTGCGGATCGCCCTGAACCTGCAGGGCGAGGACCTGATCCGCATCCTGAACCTGGCGGGCGTCACGCTCAGCAACCACGAGTTGAGCGCATTCTTCCGCAAGCCGGGGCACAAGCATTTCCGCGCGATGAACGACCAGGTCATGAAGAAGCTGCTGCAGGGATTGCAGATGGAGTACCGGCCGCAGTGA
- a CDS encoding nucleotidyl transferase AbiEii/AbiGii toxin family protein, producing MQDQLDFLQLIAERLDGAGIAYMLTGSLAMAVYAEPRMTRDIDLVVECEGRTPADLVDLFQDVCYISEDAVREALATGGMFNIIHLEGVNKADFVVRRSEEYRRTEFARRRFVDLGGRRVPVVAPEDLLLSKLLWWIDGESAQQRADLTLLLDSLRDPDMDYIEHWAQRLGALDRLKELMP from the coding sequence GTGCAAGACCAGCTCGACTTCCTGCAGCTCATCGCCGAACGGCTGGACGGCGCCGGCATCGCCTACATGCTGACCGGCTCGCTGGCCATGGCCGTCTACGCCGAGCCCCGCATGACCAGGGACATCGATCTCGTCGTCGAGTGCGAGGGGCGCACGCCCGCCGACCTGGTGGACCTGTTCCAGGACGTCTGCTACATCAGCGAGGACGCCGTCCGCGAGGCGTTGGCCACCGGTGGGATGTTCAACATCATCCACCTCGAAGGGGTCAACAAGGCGGACTTCGTCGTCCGCCGATCCGAGGAGTACCGGCGCACCGAGTTCGCGCGGCGCCGGTTCGTGGATCTCGGCGGCCGTCGGGTTCCGGTCGTCGCTCCCGAAGACCTTCTCCTGTCCAAGTTGTTGTGGTGGATCGATGGGGAGTCCGCGCAGCAGCGCGCTGACCTGACCCTGCTGCTGGATTCGCTGCGGGACCCGGATATGGACTATATTGAGCATTGGGCGCAGCGCCTGGGCGCCCTGGACCGCTTGAAGGAGCTCATGCCATGA
- the mqnE gene encoding aminofutalosine synthase MqnE — protein sequence MLPSDHPLAHVADKVMAGERLDESDGLLLAASHDLPALGLLAHHVRTRLHGDRVFYNINRHLNPTNVCYVGCELCAYADDPNAEGTWSYSPAECVEMARRDWSPDVSEFHIVGGLHPRWKFDVYLEILQALKAAFPTVHLKAFTMVEIDFLAKLAKKPVPETIAILREAGMDSCPGGGAEIFHPDIHDQIASKKMSAKRWLEVAGMVHAAGLKSNCTMLFGHVEQPEHWVDHLLKLRAQQDVSGGFQCFIPLAFHPEGTKFAHLPGPDMFTKLKVVALSRLLLDNVPHIKAYWVMLGREIAQVALRFGANDLDGTVIDERVTFAAGGKAGKGMTVEDIRMFIREAGLTPVLRDTVYNEIEA from the coding sequence ATGCTGCCCAGCGATCATCCCCTCGCCCACGTGGCCGACAAGGTCATGGCCGGCGAACGCCTCGACGAGAGCGACGGCCTGCTCCTGGCCGCCAGCCACGACCTGCCGGCCCTCGGCCTGCTCGCCCACCACGTGCGCACGCGTCTGCACGGCGACCGGGTCTTCTACAACATCAACCGGCACCTGAACCCGACCAACGTCTGCTACGTGGGCTGCGAACTGTGCGCCTACGCCGACGACCCCAACGCCGAGGGCACCTGGTCGTACTCGCCCGCGGAGTGCGTCGAGATGGCCCGCCGCGACTGGTCGCCCGACGTGAGCGAGTTCCACATCGTGGGCGGCCTGCACCCGCGCTGGAAGTTCGACGTCTACCTCGAGATCCTCCAGGCGCTGAAGGCGGCGTTCCCGACGGTGCACCTGAAGGCCTTCACCATGGTCGAGATCGACTTCCTGGCCAAGCTGGCGAAGAAGCCGGTGCCCGAGACCATCGCCATCCTGCGCGAGGCCGGCATGGACAGCTGTCCCGGCGGTGGCGCCGAGATCTTCCACCCCGATATCCACGACCAGATCGCCTCGAAGAAGATGAGCGCCAAGCGCTGGCTCGAGGTGGCCGGCATGGTCCATGCGGCCGGCCTGAAGTCGAACTGCACGATGCTCTTCGGCCACGTGGAGCAGCCCGAGCACTGGGTCGACCACCTGCTGAAGCTGCGCGCGCAGCAGGATGTCTCGGGCGGCTTCCAGTGCTTCATCCCGCTGGCGTTCCACCCCGAGGGCACCAAGTTCGCGCACCTGCCGGGGCCGGACATGTTCACCAAGCTGAAGGTGGTGGCCCTGTCGCGGCTGCTGCTGGACAACGTGCCGCACATCAAGGCCTACTGGGTGATGCTCGGCCGGGAAATCGCCCAGGTGGCGCTGCGGTTCGGGGCCAACGACCTCGACGGCACGGTGATCGACGAGCGCGTTACGTTCGCGGCGGGGGGCAAGGCGGGCAAGGGGATGACGGTGGAGGATATCCGGATGTTCATCCGGGAGGCGGGGCTGACGCCGGTGCTGAGGGATACGGTTTATAACGAGATCGAGGCGTAA